The sequence below is a genomic window from Bradysia coprophila strain Holo2 chromosome X unlocalized genomic scaffold, BU_Bcop_v1 contig_128, whole genome shotgun sequence.
tgacgaagaaagtaactctctatctgccaccattcaaaaaatacctctaaaaacataattgacccacccatttccaactttcgacatttttcacatatgtccctctgttctactcgtaaaactctgagactttgccgaagaaagtaactctctatctctcataatcgcaaaaatattagtcctttcatcctacgctcgagtagctcaaaatttggtcactctaatcactctagctcaaacgaatctgacccgatttttttaattatttttttgtttgaatcgtgttacgaatacctttcatttgatgggtttcaatacagctaagctacagccgaaaacgcgttcccgaccctcgaaaaccacactcagaaaccacttcgaggccaataataatggggtaatggcgtatcacattttcatttttatgcccaccctgaggttcctgcaaaatttcatggagattggctgactagtttccgagatcgaccgtcgatagatagatagacagatagacagaaacatacagagtaagttgaaagattttgattgtttggaaaacgttaatttggtgcattttctatcaaaatgaccaacttgaaaacgatgtatctccggcaattttaaagttacatagtcgagtgatagctcgttttgctcgtatttgaagcgcgaataagatagaataggatttgtggtgatacaggtcAAAGGAAAGacacttaaattctcgcctatagttgccgcgtctcaaaaaattttcttcgttctttttttggaagttagactgcgtcaagtcctccgctatcgctccggacatgatgaaGTTTGAGCAGCAATGTCATTTTATGTGACAATATTACGTCTAGATGAATCATTTCGGTGTCCGAAGatgaataatttgtgattgtgTTACTCCGTTATTTTGgtgtgaaaaaatgaaataaagtttaaaatttgtctttttcgtGTGACGTGCTTTAAAAAAACGCGGCACGGCAACTATATTACAAAAAAGTTAGTgtcacatttgtcaaaataaggtggtattttgactgcgtcaaaacgaagtttggttgctagagagggtattgtcCTAATTGACTTCGATTTTATTGTCTCTTTTTACAGTCGTTTTTAACTCATATTTCTTCTTCAAACTAACAAAGTAATTGCTGCTAAAACAATCAACTGAGATTGAAGGAAggtagttagttagttagcaATTGGCACAATAATCTAAAATTGTCTTAAACTCTTACTGTCTGTGATAACATCTGATCAGCTTTTGAACTTTACTCGcatttgacatttttaaattcaagttTCAAGCAGATTCCAATATTTTGggaaatcaattttcgaaatttacaAGTGAGTTTGAGGTCGTATGTATTGTGGCATCAGGGACTCTGGTCACAAACAACTCCCCAGAAAAGcaactttccatttttttttccctatgtgaacaaataactatttttttgaCTGTTAAATTTACCTAAATTCTCTAAATATCTCCaaaaatttatccaaaataggcTCTAACCAACGCACCTCACACTCtgcacaaaatttaatttatttatgttttactTGCTTATTCATTCTTGCTTGAGGTGcgttcaaatttttgatctgGAAATTACCCGATTTTTCGACTGTGTTTGATTATACAAACAACAGACTACATACCTCTTTGACAGctgaaaaattctgttagaagtatagaggtagactacctagaggaattatgaccacggcagagtaaaagaaaccaggcaggagcggttcattttcgaaacgtcaaataagggacctaacacattggatgaaaatgaactcaaatgaacactgacataaattgaaaaattttaatcgcaaaaaatattgggCTACTatattattcaggtccctagtcaaatcagcgctactgcctggttaactttactctgtcgtgattatgacccgaaattcattcaaaaattatatcacacacacccactaacacgaaaacgtcaacgtTGCTTTGCTTTTGACGTTATGAGTGTTAGAGTTAGAAGATGCTGACAAAAAGAACGTCTTAAAAACAACGATTTGAAATAACTAtggaaaaacaaatcaaacttACCTGTTCAATTGCATCTTCTGAAGATGAGAGCAGTGTGCAAAATGAAATCGGCAAAAGTGGAAACagtttaattgaattgaaattagaAGTGGCCGATAAATATTGGAAATATTGGCTTGATGGCATCAATTTCTTGGATCGCGTATTACGAAATTGCCCGAAATTGCAGACGCTGTGCATTTCAAGCGACATTTCTCCAAATTTATTGTTCGGCATCGTCTGTAATACTCAGCAACAGTTGAAACACCTAACAATTTGCAGTAAACGTCATCGTAATGATGGTGAAGAACGTGTGAAAAAATCGGAAGCCGTTGACCTATCAAGTGGATTGAAACGACTGCAATCATTCGATGTGCAAGGTGTAGACTGGAACCGCACAATCATCTGTAACTTTCTtcgaaaagcgaaaaaattaaaacattttgcatgTGAAATCATAGGCACTGATTTCAACTTGGATGAAGACTTTTTGGATGACTTCAAATTGAGTGAGGCCGAAGAACAGGAGCAAATGTTACACGAGTTGATTGCTGAGGAGgtataaatttgttttaaaaaaacgttGCCTTTCCattctaattttttgttgttcttttcATTAAGATTTACTGTGACACATATGAAGGCGAGGCTGACTTTTGGGGCCAAGAATGattgaaaaatacattttcttttttaattttctctttcgaattattttcaacTTAATTCACAATTAATTAGACTTActttgttgctcaaaaactaattttattattttatttcgaaatggGCATTATcgcgacagagtaaagttaaccaggcaggagcgctgatttgactagggacctgaataatatAGTAGcccaatattttttgcgattaaaatcatgtccggagcgatagcggaggacttgacgcagtctaacttccaaaaaaagaacgaagaaatttttttgagacgcggcaactatatataggcgagaattaaagtttctttcctttggcctgtatcaccacaaatcctattctatcttgttcgcgcttcaaatacgagcaaaacgagctatcactcgactatgtaactttaaaattgccggagatacatcgttttgaagttggtcattttgatagaaaatgcaccaaattaacgtttcccaaacaatcaaaatctttcaacttactctgtatgtttctatctatctgtctatctatctgtctatctatcgacggtcgatctcggaaactagtcagccaatcttcatgaaattttgcaggaacctcagggtgggcataaaaatgaaaatgtgatacgccattaccccaggaaaaaccagcattttgttttattggcctcgaagtggtttctgagtgtggttttcgagggttgggaacgcgttttcggctgtagcttagctatattgaaacctacagaggcgtgcgacccatcaaatgaaaggtattcgtaacacgattcgaacaaaaaaataattaaaaaaatcggggcagattcgtttgagctagagtgattagagtgaccaaattttgagctactcgagggtaggatgaaaggactaatattttttttgagttatgagagatagagaattactttcttcggcaaagtctcagagttttacgagtagaacagaggggcatatgtaaaaaatgtcgaaagttggaaatgggtgggtaaattagggttttagaggtatttcttgaatggtgacagatagagagttactttcgtcaaattttcgattttcctcaaattttcaaatttcgtcaaattttcgaatttcgtcaaatttcgtcaaattttcgaatttcgtcaaatttcgtcaaattttcgaatttcgttaaattttcgaatttcgtcaaattttcgaatttcgtcaaatttcgtcaaattttcgaatttcgttaaattttcgaatttcgtcaaatttagtcaaattttcgaatttcgtcaaattttcgaatttcgtcaaattttcgaatttcgtcaaattttcgaatttcgtcaaatttcgtcaaattttcgaatttcgtcaaaatttcgaatttcgtcaaatttcgtcaaattttcgaatttcgtcaaattttcgaatttcgtcaaatttcgtcaaattttcgaatttcgtcaaatttcgtcaaattttcgaatttcgtcaaatttcgtcaaattttcgaatttcgtcaaatttcgtcaaattttcgaatttcgttaaatttcgttaaatttcgtcaaattttcgaatttcgtcaaattttcgaatttcgtcaaattttcgaatttcgtcaaattttcgattttcgtaaaatttttgaattaaaactgtaaactgttataaaaagcagtgttgactacacttctaaaacgactgatatcccaacaaaaatctcttcgagaaaagtgtgacgcagtctttgaaatacaatttctaaaatgaatgatatcgctagagttgacgctctcagcttcgttacgcaaaaattttacacccaattagttcaaacaagctggcttaggttttctcatcatctgccaaataatttttacaaaaaaaaattttgactggaaacaaccaaaattttaccaaaaaaatctgcgtcgcatgtggcagataaattttcttgctggtctgttcctgaacatttgccactttgcgacgcagatttttttggtaaaattttggttgtttcgagtcaaaaaatttttttgtaaaaattatttggcagatgatgagaaaacctaagccagcttgtttgaactaattgggtgtaaaatttaatttttgcgtaacgaagctgaaagcgtcaactctagcgatatcattcattttagaaattgtatttcaaagactgcgtcacacttttctcgaagagatttttgttgggatttttcaatttatgtcaatgttcatttgagttcattttcatccagtgtattaggtcccttatctgacatttcgaaaatgaatcgctcctgcctggtttattttactctgccgtggcaTTATGGGACTAGTGTTCGACAAAAATTTGTGACCTTATTTTTTatagcacgataacttgagcaatttcaggtttttttgttaactttacgtaacacttcaagcatgagtggtactccaAATATAGTACTGAAACTAGACAGTGAACAAATTTTGCACTGGAAAAAttgttcatacaaaatagtccTCCTTCACATcaaaccgaaaactttttgATCAGAATTGATTCTGTGCAATATACATCGGCCTCACTTCGGCTAAAAAGTTCCGAGTCCAATTTTAATGTTCCGAATGAGAGGAGAAcgttttaaatcaaattttaaatctaacttcttcttttttaactGATACAGAGCACACAAAGCTTCATAATTGAGCTAAATACAAAGTCTACAAATCTACAAGCACGCATTTACATTTCACGTCAATTAATGATGATAATTACATTACAACTTTATATTTGCAATCAActctaaatttacaaaatttcataaatgtaattaaattccATCTGTACCGAACATGGGTTTACACATAGACACATGCACACATACAGCCATATATATTGGAACCTGTATAGGATACAACCAACTAACTCAGTAAGTTCCACTGTTCAGGATTGCAAAATGATTTCGACTTGCATGATTTCAATTACATTCATGCAATGTTATATCTTTGAATGAAATTCGATTGAATCtacaatttgatttgtttgtgctgcatttgaaattttatattggTATTGGAGGGTAATATTGCTAATGACCTATGTTTCGTGCATCCAAAGAGAGTATgtgagagagaaagagagagagagtaaaAGGAATTTGATTTACGTATCGGATGGAAAACTCTGCATCAATGTAATCATCTTTATATTTGCACTTTCGTAGTTTGATCTCACAAAATTCCATCATAAATCTGGCGcgattcaactttttttttaatttattctgAAACTCCTTTTTCCCCACTTGAACATTACATATTGCATTTTTCATCTTTGGTTATAGCATTCATCATCATCCCTTATAATATAGAGGTTCGTATGAATACCATCGAGATATAGTTTTACGGTGACAATATCTCCAgataactttttttgttctacGTCCTGAAGTTGCTCattgagactttttttttgtattaatgtCTGAATCCAATGGATGAAACCAAAATAACAAAGAGTAGGTCGTGAATTCATGAATTGAATCCTTTTGTTTCGAAAGAACTTATAAATGTGTTGGGGGAGATGAAAGTTTATGTgtgcaatatttttgttttgttctttCGGAAAAAATTAAAGGGGTTCGTTTCCACCACATAATACGATATACGTACACATGTATGGTTTACATTGTGATACAATTCAGACACTTTTTTTGCAATGTAAAGAATATGTGGCCTAAAAGGTGAGATGGTTGTTGACATTGGATCATTATAAtaatgacgatgatgatgacggCTCCAAAGGAAGTTGTTGAATTGGCGTTGAAATTGATATGGATATTCAACTTTCCGTTTCTTGTGAAGTACTTTGGCGTGTGGTAAAATAGGGATGATACCTACGTTGGtgaatagtttttgtttttttttgataaaagatCGGCTTTTTGGAAACTGTTTGATACAAAttatttaagagtgatatcgccaaatcttcaggtgattggagAACAAGcagtctccgattttaatgagtgatagctcgttggattagtctttcaattcaattctaggaaactttttctaaaaaaaaattattttctgtgaaaagcgttaaactttttttccaagtcatctgtgggcttgcagcacaaaagtgcTGGGTTCATtcatatgtgcaacgatagtgggtgaggccagctacaacaccccatactcagttccgtggaacaacgaagctgcagagaatccGGACTTTccaaacattcactatatttctagtcataactctcgtggatcaactagcaccaagcggtgcgtatactctacctgtaggtctttctaaggccgacattcgtgcaatattacaacaatttaaaatcccaacaaaaatctcttcgagaaaagtgtgacgcagtctttgaagtacaatttctaaaatgaatgatatcgctagagttgacgctttcagcttcgttacgcaaaaattaaattttacacccaattttagttcaaacaagctggcttagtttttctcatcatctgccaaataatttttaccaaaaaaaaatttgactggaaacaaccaaaattttaccaaaaaaatctgcgtcgcatgtggcagataaattttcttgctggtctgttcctgaacatttgccactttgcgccgcagatttttttggtaaaattttggtggtttccagtcaaattttttttggtaaaaattatttggcagatgatgagaaaaactaagccagcttgtttgaactaaaattgggtgtaaaatttaatttttgcgtaacgaagctgaaagcgtcaactctagcgatatcattcattttagaaattgtacttcaaagactgcgtcacacttttctcgaagagatttttgttgggatatcagtcgttttagaagttttagaacactgctttttataacagtttataacagaaattcggaaatttggcgaaatttgaaaatttgacgaaattcgaaaatttgacgaaattctaaaatttgacgaaattcgaaaatttgacaaaatttaaaaattttacgaaaatcgaaaatttgacgaaattcgaaaatttgacgaaaatcgaaaatttaacgaaaatcgaaaatttgacgaaattcgaaaatttgacgaaattcgaaaatttgacgaaattcgaaaatttgacgaaattcgaaaatttgacgaaattcaaaaatttgacgaaattcgaaatttgacgaaaatcgaaaatttgacgaaaatcgaaaatttgacgaagaaagtaattctctatctgccaccattctaaaaatttctctaaaaccccaattgacccgcccatttccaactttcgacagttttcacaaatgcccttcttttctactcggaaaactctgagactttgccgaagaaagtaattctctatctctcataaccgaaaaaaatattagtcctttcatcctacgctcgagtagctcaaaatttggtcactctaatcactctagctcaaacgaatctgccccgatttttttaattatttttttgttcgaatcgtgttacgaatacctttcatttgatgggtcgcacgcctctgttggtttcaatacagctgagctacagccgaaaacgcgttcccgaccctcgaaaaccacactcagaaaccacttcgaggccaataaaacaaaattctggtttttcctggggtaatggcgtatcacattttcatttttatgcccaccctgaggttcctgcaaaatttcatgaagattggctgactagtttccgagatcgtccgtcgatagattgatagacagatagatagaaacatacagagtaagttgaaagattttgattgtttggaaaacgttaatttggtgcattttctatcaaaatgaccaacttcaaaacgatgtatctccggcaattttaaagttacatagtcgagtgatagctcgttttgctcgtatttgaagcgcgaataagatagaataggatttgtggtgatgcaggccaaaggaaagaaacttaagttttttggaagttagactgcgtcaagtcctccgctatcgctccggacatgataattttttcttgagttattgtcgaaaaactgttttcggtaccctctgacatgtcttcacttttgaacgcttttcacagaaaactatttttttttagaaaaagtgaaaggtacgtgtttcctagaattgaaaggcgaatccaacgagctatcactcattaaaatcgaagaccgcttgttcccaaagttaagaaaatcacctgaagatttggcgatatcactcttaagctTACACcatttgaatattgaattagattcgatatttaaaaatgtaaacatttaGATAATTTGACTAGACATAATCGTCAATCTCGATTAATCTATTAATATTTCATAATCAAAATGGCTACATCACCCCATGCAATGTagttgaaataaattattcgaaaaaacAAGAGTTaaactttgtaaaaaaaatgaagtagatTCAACACCATCGTGTTGAGTAAATTATAACGTACTACACAGCTTCAGTGTAATCTGCAGAATGTACCtcttcggattttttttttcatcacttGTATTGTGGCACCTATAGACAGTATTAtacatttatttactttctCACATTTCCATTccaattcagaaaaaaaatcttctcttttgtatgtttgttttttcttcattcaaacattttcttcttctatatttttcaaacaaataagTACTCTTTTTTACACTCCCTTTTACTCCACTTCAAAGTCCATTCATACTATAATGTTCATTCATATTCATAGCATATTCATTTGTAGCACCCTCTCAGTTAGACACCATCCCTAAGAGAATAAATACATACATGCATAAAGTCAGATATGTTGCAAAAGTATACGATGGAAGCTTATGTATATTATGCATGTGTGtctggaaaatttcaaaaaggaaagaacaaaaaaaaaatgaaaaagaaagaaaaacgaacAGAGGACAGAGACGAGGTAAGTACTCGCACGTTCATTGAAAAAagttctcaattttcattccgtttGGGGTCAATTTTGTCATCGTTTAGAACGaagttttctttcaaaaattcaacttcATTCACTGGcttttgtttaattgtcaTAAACGGATGAACTGATTCCTAAACGGAGTGTTGTGCGTTCCATGCATAATGTGATTGCTTTCCACTTAacaaatttcgtcgtagaaaGCTTCGTGAAGGTTGAAAAAAGGTGGATATGAATTTCAAGCAATAGAAATCCTCCACGGTGCTCTCTTACGGCGAACATTTTTAAGTTGAAACCAGACTTAAGCTCACACTACACTTCACTCGGTTTGGGAACCGGTTCATCCGTTTACATGATCATTAAACAAAATCCagtgaatcaaaataaatttttgagagAACATTGTGTCCTAAACGATGACAAGATTGAATCGTGTTCAATTTTTCCGCGTAAATGCAGTCAAAACGGAATAAAAACGGGGTGAGCTTTGTGACTCTTGTGAATGGAAAAGCTGTGTTCCCGCTTATCTTATAAAACAACGATCTGCATGatctccccaaagtttacaacCTGTATTACAACTTATATTTTTGTGGCAATTGTcgaccattttcttaatgatttgAATTCGGAGAGATCGACTACCTTAATAGTAAATTGCATGTTAAAATATAATATGTGAGGTGAAGATACTGTCAGTGCGTTGGATTAGCCGCTCCTGGGGATGACTTACATCACCGACAGAAAACCCAGAAAACTGTTGCATTGAGCAAATTGACTGACAAATATCGCACCCTTATGTATCTTTGGTATATAAGGGGATATTATGtgcattgaaatttcaattttccgcAAGCCAATGCGTGTACAATAATGTAGTGACTCTGATTTCTTATTTATTCTATCCACTGCATATGCCTTTAtatgcacacacacacacacacacacagtcttgcattgttttgttttcccATTATTATTAGCAAAACGcattcattaattattttttttttacttcagtAATTGATTACTTCTGGTTTCAATTCAATGCAACAAGATATGAATGGAAGCGTTTGATgtatatgaatgaatgaacacCTCGCTGCTAGATATAATAATGTGGTGTTGCATGAATAGGGAATTCATGTACGCATAGTCGAAAAGCTGAGTGTAATTAAATTGATGCTTCATCAGCTCCTTTAAAGCGTTGCAGTGAATAGGTGGAGAGTGACAGGGCCTATTGCAACAGTTTATATCAGCGTTCTTTGATGGATCTTACAAGTAAGCAATTTATTGAGTGTTAACTACTATAATCTTGTTGTTTGCCCAAATCTAATTACCCAGGAAATAGGAAGCTTTTCAAAAAGTAAATACGTTCTATACTATATGTACTGTCGGTAGCTGTAGCGTAGAATGAGAATATATCAGTGACTTGAACGTCTACGTCAGCACAGCCGTATTAGCTCTGGTTCATTActactttttagccccgtacgaagtacaaaggggcttataggattacgatgccgtgtgtaattgatggaattcgaagcagacggtaagggcaaagtgtttgcctatgttcatagatgacgaatccgcaataaaaattttgtctgtccgtctgtccttctgtccgtctgtccgtcacgtcgatatcttgagtaaatcaaatccgatttcaattttttttttcctgaaagatagtcaaaatagtgaggctaagttcgaagatgggcatatttaggtcggcccttcgtgagttagggccgcctaagtgatttaaggtcttttggggatatttacggcaaaaaaaacgttggaaatgtaaatgaaacgggaaaagataggtaatgttgataccgatccaggaaaaaaaagtttattaaaatcgggtgaatggcccgtgagttagggccctagaagtgaaaggatactcggccctaagtgtattttgcatataactcgagtaaatttcatccttttttcgtgatttttgtttcatttgaaaggtaatcgaagcccgaatataatgtggcgaagaacgttttaaatttgggtccttggactgaggccgctcctcggccctaagtgtattttgcatataaatcgagtaaatctcatccaatattgctagtttttgtctaatatgaaaggtaattgaataccgaatagaatgtggtgagaaaaatgtttgaaaattaggtccttggactgaggccgctcctcggccctaagtgtattttgcatataactcgagtaaatttgatccgattttcctaatttttgtttcatttgacaagtaatcgaacgaggaatagaatgttgttgaaaaaaaattaaatttgggtccttggactaaggccgctactcggccctaagtgtattttgcatataactcgagtaaattttatccgtttttcctaatctttgtttcatttaaaaggtaattgaacatcgaatagaatgttgttgaaaaaaaaattaaaattggggtccttggactaaggcctctccacggccctaagtgtattttgcatatatctcgagtaaatttcgtccgattttcctaatttttgtttcatttggaaggtaatcgaaggccgaatataatgatgttgaaaaaaaattaaatttgggtcgttggactaaggccgtaactaggccttaggcctctcaataaattaaaattttaggtcaacttgaaatttgtgttacatttgaaaggaacgtcgtacggggcttcgtaattgcgct
It includes:
- the LOC119067744 gene encoding uncharacterized protein LOC119067744, with product MEKQIKLTCSIASSEDESSVQNEIGKSGNSLIELKLEVADKYWKYWLDGINFLDRVLRNCPKLQTLCISSDISPNLLFGIVCNTQQQLKHLTICSKRHRNDGEERVKKSEAVDLSSGLKRLQSFDVQGVDWNRTIICNFLRKAKKLKHFACEIIGTDFNLDEDFLDDFKLSEAEEQEQMLHELIAEEIYCDTYEGEADFWGQE